From Acidobacteriota bacterium, a single genomic window includes:
- a CDS encoding cupredoxin domain-containing protein — protein sequence MKIISIFVLLAAIVAIGACSGAKTENKTAADPDVYVAKPGETIKVKVTTSYEPKSIKVKKGGPVKMEFTRVDDKNCGDELVFPKLNIKKTLPVGEPVLVEFTPTESGDLAFQCGMDMMRGKIVVE from the coding sequence ATGAAAATAATCAGCATATTTGTACTGCTTGCGGCAATCGTCGCGATCGGCGCCTGCTCGGGCGCGAAGACCGAGAACAAGACGGCCGCGGATCCGGATGTTTACGTCGCCAAACCGGGCGAGACGATCAAGGTCAAGGTTACGACGAGCTACGAGCCGAAATCGATCAAGGTCAAAAAAGGCGGGCCGGTGAAGATGGAATTCACGCGCGTCGACGACAAGAACTGCGGCGACGAACTGGTTTTCCCGAAGCTCAACATCAAGAAAACGCTCCCCGTCGGCGAACCGGTTTTGGTCGAGTTCACACCGACCGAATCGGGCGATCTGGCATTCCAGTGCGGGATGGATATGATGAGGGGAAAGATCGTGGTCGAGTGA
- a CDS encoding FixH family protein produces MFKKLTIIAGCLLLAACGQSALVGKPITSGNAGNGLTVTLASADGVLRDGKNEFTITFSDSSGKPVDVGAAAVNFHMPAMGTMPVMNDAATLTTSGTPGVYNGLVKLQMAGDWQTQIIYEGAAGKGRAMLPIVAQ; encoded by the coding sequence ATGTTTAAGAAATTGACGATTATCGCGGGATGCCTCTTGCTGGCTGCCTGCGGACAATCCGCACTGGTCGGGAAACCGATCACGAGCGGCAACGCCGGAAACGGTCTGACCGTGACGCTCGCGAGCGCCGACGGGGTCCTGCGCGACGGCAAGAACGAATTTACGATCACATTCTCGGACAGCAGCGGCAAACCGGTCGATGTCGGCGCCGCGGCGGTCAATTTTCATATGCCCGCGATGGGCACGATGCCGGTGATGAACGACGCCGCAACGCTGACGACGAGCGGCACGCCGGGGGTTTACAACGGGCTGGTCAAACTCCAGATGGCGGGCGACTGGCAAACGCAGATAATCTACGAAGGCGCGGCCGGAAAGGGCAGGGCAATGCTCCCGATCGTCGCGCAATAA